A section of the Paenibacillus odorifer genome encodes:
- a CDS encoding helix-turn-helix transcriptional regulator yields MKTIRQLNHIKQQIIRFGAVSDSSHSYRTSLLSILRDAVPFDAACCTHVDPRTLLSTGAVTEDNVESIHHHLFQIEYGEDDINPYEQMVHSKVHVATLYEATEGQPDLSARYQKVLSPAGFEDELRAVLVHGDACWGYLTLYRKSGQPVFSREDCEWIALMLPEIAARMRAFSLELPERNQTWLEEDYGSGIAVLSDQLVLLSSNPTADRWLEKLRSLEKIDHHILPRPIRAVSTQAINSPSESSGMAKSCIRMSEGPYLVIRASRLHAYDGQTQIAISFEPARPADMLPIIAEAYDLTKREQHLLEGVIRGLSTKELAAELHISAYTVQDHLKSIFAKAGVSSRRELIWHLHSRYSISEK; encoded by the coding sequence ATGAAAACCATAAGACAACTTAATCATATTAAACAACAAATCATAAGGTTCGGTGCTGTTTCTGATTCTTCACATAGCTACCGTACTTCATTACTGTCGATTTTACGCGATGCTGTACCCTTTGATGCTGCCTGCTGTACCCATGTTGATCCACGTACACTACTCTCGACAGGTGCAGTTACAGAAGATAACGTGGAATCCATTCACCATCACTTGTTCCAGATCGAATACGGTGAAGACGATATTAATCCCTATGAGCAAATGGTTCATAGTAAAGTGCACGTAGCTACTTTATATGAAGCAACCGAAGGGCAGCCAGATTTGAGTGCTCGCTATCAAAAGGTACTATCTCCGGCAGGATTTGAGGATGAATTACGCGCTGTACTTGTTCATGGAGATGCGTGTTGGGGGTATCTGACACTTTACAGAAAGTCGGGTCAGCCTGTATTTTCGCGGGAGGATTGTGAGTGGATAGCCTTAATGCTTCCTGAGATTGCCGCAAGAATGCGGGCTTTCAGTCTTGAGTTGCCTGAGAGAAATCAGACTTGGCTGGAAGAAGATTACGGTTCCGGAATTGCTGTCCTTTCTGATCAACTAGTGCTCCTCTCCTCCAATCCTACAGCAGACCGCTGGTTAGAGAAACTTCGTTCATTAGAAAAAATTGATCACCATATCCTGCCACGTCCAATTCGGGCGGTGAGCACACAAGCAATCAATAGTCCCTCTGAATCTTCGGGGATGGCTAAGTCCTGTATCCGGATGTCAGAAGGACCTTATCTAGTGATCCGGGCTAGCCGGCTTCATGCATACGACGGTCAGACGCAAATCGCTATTTCATTCGAGCCTGCACGTCCAGCAGATATGCTTCCTATCATTGCAGAAGCGTATGATCTGACGAAACGGGAACAGCATTTACTTGAAGGAGTAATTCGTGGATTATCTACTAAAGAATTGGCTGCTGAGTTACATATTTCTGCTTACACGGTTCAGGATCATTTAAAATCCATTTTCGCTAAAGCAGGTGTCAGCAGCCGTAGAGAGCTTATCTGGCATTTACATTCTCGATATAGCATTTCAGAGAAATAG
- a CDS encoding saccharopine dehydrogenase family protein, whose amino-acid sequence MQRKEDIVVVGGYGHVGRTICEILEKKYPGKVYAAGRSLVKAKQFSQATDGKIKPMQVDINKPLPTDKLERVKLIIMCLDQTDTDFVRAVFRSGIHYVDVSANGLFLNEIEKYKREAEDNGSSAVLSVGLAPGITNLLALEAERQMDQIEEIEIAIMLGLGDSHGKAALEWTVDSLAAKFEVKQGNRQVEVESFTDRRLYHFGDKMGNRYAYRFPFSDQQTLSRTLKASSISTRFCLDSAMVTKILAITKKTGAVRLLQIGWLKNLIVRAMGRLHLGDDGFAIKVEASGRNLEGKLLHADFLLQGKNQSIITAKVTAAVAKHLYDSPPPGGVYHIEQLTDIAYIQKELGSAISLKTAVN is encoded by the coding sequence ATGCAGAGAAAAGAAGATATTGTAGTCGTCGGTGGATATGGCCATGTAGGGCGTACCATTTGTGAAATCTTAGAGAAAAAATATCCTGGAAAGGTATATGCTGCAGGGCGAAGCCTTGTAAAAGCAAAGCAATTCAGTCAAGCAACTGATGGGAAAATTAAGCCGATGCAGGTGGATATTAATAAACCTTTACCTACTGATAAGTTAGAACGAGTTAAATTAATCATTATGTGCTTAGATCAAACGGATACAGATTTTGTAAGAGCTGTGTTTCGAAGCGGTATTCATTATGTGGATGTATCTGCGAACGGTTTGTTTTTGAATGAAATTGAGAAATACAAGAGAGAGGCTGAAGATAATGGGTCAAGTGCTGTCTTAAGTGTAGGACTTGCTCCCGGCATCACTAATCTCCTGGCCCTTGAAGCAGAGCGGCAGATGGATCAGATCGAGGAGATAGAAATTGCAATTATGCTCGGACTAGGTGATTCTCATGGCAAAGCGGCGCTAGAATGGACAGTCGACAGTTTAGCAGCTAAGTTCGAAGTGAAGCAGGGTAATCGCCAGGTTGAGGTGGAGAGCTTTACAGACAGAAGGTTATATCATTTTGGTGATAAGATGGGTAATCGATATGCTTACCGTTTTCCATTCTCAGATCAACAGACACTGAGCAGAACACTGAAAGCATCGTCTATCTCCACACGATTTTGTCTTGATTCAGCTATGGTTACTAAAATACTGGCAATAACGAAAAAAACAGGAGCCGTTCGCTTACTGCAAATAGGCTGGCTGAAGAATTTAATTGTTCGTGCTATGGGGCGGCTGCATTTGGGGGATGATGGGTTCGCTATTAAGGTTGAGGCAAGTGGAAGAAATTTAGAAGGTAAATTACTTCATGCGGATTTTTTATTACAAGGAAAGAATCAATCTATCATTACGGCAAAAGTAACAGCGGCAGTAGCAAAACATCTATATGATTCACCACCCCCAGGTGGAGTTTACCATATTGAGCAGCTGACTGATATAGCGTATATACAGAAGGAATTAGGATCAGCAATTTCTCTCAAGACTGCGGTAAACTAG
- the cysC gene encoding adenylyl-sulfate kinase has product MNRKDWELLNGHKAGVFWFTGLSGSGKSTLAQQAEKELFKQGIRCAVIDGDQLRKGLNIDLGFSEEDRKENMRRAAEVASMFLDLGFIVLVPMISPSSAAREAIRYRFQSGEFAEIYVQCSLETCEQRDPKGLYKKARKGEIREFTGIDAIYEPPKHAELTVDTEIYNMESSVNLLVDFVTHNYAKKI; this is encoded by the coding sequence ATGAATAGAAAAGATTGGGAGCTGTTGAACGGTCATAAAGCGGGCGTGTTTTGGTTCACAGGATTATCAGGTTCAGGAAAAAGTACACTAGCACAACAAGCTGAAAAAGAATTGTTTAAGCAAGGCATAAGATGTGCTGTGATCGACGGCGACCAGCTAAGAAAAGGTTTAAATATCGATTTAGGTTTTTCAGAAGAGGATCGTAAAGAAAATATGCGGCGCGCGGCCGAAGTAGCGTCTATGTTTTTGGACCTTGGCTTTATAGTGCTTGTCCCGATGATTTCACCTTCTTCAGCTGCTAGAGAAGCGATTAGATATCGTTTTCAGTCTGGCGAGTTTGCAGAGATTTATGTGCAATGTTCATTAGAAACCTGCGAACAACGTGATCCTAAAGGGTTGTATAAGAAAGCTAGAAAAGGTGAAATTCGTGAGTTTACAGGTATTGATGCTATTTATGAACCCCCTAAACATGCCGAATTGACAGTTGACACAGAGATTTACAATATGGAGAGCAGTGTGAATCTGCTAGTTGATTTTGTTACACATAATTACGCTAAAAAGATATAG
- a CDS encoding flavodoxin family protein, which translates to MKKVTAFIGNQQKHATFEAVCEFGNNLKAYGDIEFEYVFLKDYRLEYCRGCKICFNKGEEYCPLKDDRDVLMEKMIHSDGVIFATPNYAFHVSAPMKNLLDRLAFVFHRPRFFGKTFTAIVNQGIFGGNKIEKYLSNMGENFGFQVTKGCVLTTLEPRTEVAQKKMTREIKKASERFYKDLMSPKTPVPSFFRLMLFRMSRTSIKTMLDDHSRDYRYYKEQGWFESGYYYPVSLGLIKRTAGLIFDFIGKRMAKNS; encoded by the coding sequence ATGAAAAAAGTTACTGCATTTATTGGGAATCAGCAAAAGCATGCGACCTTTGAAGCGGTTTGTGAATTTGGCAATAATTTAAAAGCATATGGTGATATTGAATTTGAGTATGTCTTTTTAAAAGATTATCGGCTTGAATATTGCCGGGGCTGTAAGATATGTTTCAATAAAGGTGAGGAGTATTGTCCACTAAAGGATGATCGTGATGTATTGATGGAGAAAATGATTCATTCTGACGGGGTTATTTTCGCTACCCCTAATTATGCATTTCATGTATCGGCACCGATGAAGAACCTCTTGGATCGGCTTGCCTTTGTATTTCATAGACCTCGTTTCTTCGGAAAAACCTTCACGGCTATTGTCAATCAGGGGATCTTTGGAGGCAACAAAATTGAAAAATATCTTAGTAATATGGGCGAGAATTTCGGATTTCAAGTCACAAAAGGCTGTGTCTTGACTACTTTGGAACCAAGAACAGAAGTTGCGCAGAAAAAAATGACGAGAGAAATTAAGAAAGCCTCCGAAAGATTCTATAAGGACCTCATGTCACCTAAGACTCCGGTTCCTTCATTTTTCAGGTTAATGCTGTTTCGAATGTCACGTACAAGTATAAAAACAATGCTTGATGATCATTCCAGGGATTACCGGTATTACAAAGAACAAGGCTGGTTTGAGTCTGGTTATTATTATCCTGTTTCATTGGGTCTTATAAAAAGGACAGCGGGTCTGATCTTTGACTTTATTGGGAAACGTATGGCGAAGAATTCGTAA
- a CDS encoding polyprenyl synthetase family protein has translation MNVNLTDHADSAYSLAEQRAAQYFVSLHMQFKEKTYVSTLTEDIQLWKKHHIHHRSWLSFFSRGKRKPDSQDYHKYIGWLNLSGKLDDYLDRSVSYLYMRDLGKALDSPDTQNRIKRMVADIRSQLIPDGSTMIREQSEFMSLAGVYRWAQKEGVETATIWVIDKLKNVSTHIPQEMNAEQAQRKLIKIIIGVILHVMEEMGESTPPLERSKKLSEAIRLGYSYGLTYPFIDDLLDSSVLTLQEKEQYSLMIRDAILTRSVPELGEWSGENMEFIRYVHSELSEAFQYIKSYQRPEMQNIFFEQSFVFFQSQELDRVKELSNAKYTNEELYIPIILKSSSSRLIVRSVISAPTDDGFDQRTFYYGLYNQLADDFADMFDDMKEGAVTPYTYFLKYRDQRSDLINPFELYWTVISHLIHSVYHSDAKTREVILDRAINGLKRCKERVGTEKYKEIMQIFASGQPEFNHLVQQMVLKADDVDFFDKLLRDQLLTNLKNNKQEKVDFHNTIQKVRGEINNQLPINKPVGTPAMKEMLIDAANYSLEGDGKRIRPILTWVMGVNEYGLDSAAIVPLLRSLEYMHTASLIFDDLPSQDNAPTRRGRSTLHEVYNSATAELTGLFLIQKSIEEQASLHTFDAKSVIALMQYSAQKAEDTCMGQAMDLNSKGKALTLEQLNMICFYKTGIAFEASLVMPAILAQVKETEIEALKKFAYHAGIAFQIKDDLLDLEGDLQLLGKPTGQDVENNNATFVSILGSEGARKEMWEHYCLAMEALKEIPRNINFLKHLLNYMVNRDR, from the coding sequence ATGAATGTAAATTTAACCGATCATGCCGATTCAGCCTATTCGCTAGCCGAGCAGAGGGCGGCTCAGTATTTTGTTTCACTGCATATGCAGTTCAAAGAAAAAACGTATGTATCTACTCTGACTGAAGATATTCAATTATGGAAAAAACATCATATTCATCACCGCTCATGGTTGTCCTTTTTCTCTAGAGGGAAGAGGAAACCTGATTCTCAGGATTATCATAAGTATATAGGGTGGCTGAATCTTTCCGGTAAATTGGATGATTATTTAGATCGCAGCGTTTCCTATTTATATATGAGAGATCTGGGCAAAGCCTTGGATTCTCCTGACACACAAAACAGGATTAAGCGAATGGTTGCTGACATTAGATCTCAATTGATCCCAGACGGTTCAACAATGATAAGAGAACAATCAGAATTTATGAGCTTGGCAGGAGTATATCGCTGGGCGCAAAAAGAAGGCGTCGAGACCGCCACCATCTGGGTGATCGACAAGCTAAAGAACGTATCAACCCATATTCCGCAGGAAATGAATGCCGAACAAGCGCAGCGTAAGTTAATTAAGATCATTATCGGGGTCATTCTGCATGTAATGGAGGAAATGGGGGAGAGTACCCCACCTTTGGAACGTTCTAAGAAGCTTAGTGAAGCCATTAGACTTGGTTATTCTTATGGGCTGACTTACCCTTTTATTGATGATCTTCTCGATTCCAGTGTCTTAACGCTTCAAGAAAAAGAGCAATATTCCCTCATGATACGCGACGCTATCCTTACTAGATCTGTGCCTGAGCTTGGAGAATGGTCCGGAGAGAACATGGAATTCATTCGATACGTACATTCGGAGCTTAGTGAAGCTTTCCAATATATTAAAAGCTATCAACGTCCAGAAATGCAGAACATATTTTTCGAGCAATCCTTTGTGTTTTTTCAATCTCAGGAGCTGGACCGTGTTAAGGAACTCTCCAACGCTAAATACACCAATGAAGAGCTTTATATCCCCATTATCTTAAAATCCTCTTCTTCCCGTTTAATTGTCCGATCCGTTATTAGTGCTCCTACAGATGATGGATTTGATCAACGTACTTTTTATTATGGTCTTTACAATCAACTGGCTGATGATTTTGCGGATATGTTTGACGATATGAAAGAGGGAGCGGTAACGCCGTATACCTATTTTCTGAAATACCGTGATCAACGTTCAGATTTGATAAACCCTTTTGAATTATACTGGACCGTCATCTCTCATCTAATCCATTCCGTATATCACTCCGATGCCAAAACCCGTGAAGTGATTCTAGATCGAGCAATTAACGGTTTGAAGCGTTGTAAAGAACGTGTGGGTACTGAAAAGTATAAAGAGATTATGCAGATCTTTGCTTCGGGTCAACCCGAATTTAATCATCTCGTGCAGCAAATGGTGTTGAAAGCTGATGATGTGGATTTTTTTGACAAACTACTAAGAGATCAACTGCTTACGAATTTAAAAAACAACAAGCAGGAAAAGGTGGATTTTCACAATACGATTCAAAAGGTTCGTGGTGAAATCAACAATCAATTGCCGATTAATAAACCTGTTGGGACACCAGCTATGAAAGAAATGTTAATTGATGCAGCCAATTATAGTTTAGAGGGTGATGGCAAGCGAATACGACCTATCCTGACTTGGGTTATGGGTGTGAACGAATACGGATTAGACAGCGCAGCAATTGTGCCGCTTTTGAGGTCTTTGGAATATATGCATACTGCATCCTTAATTTTCGATGATCTGCCCTCTCAGGATAATGCCCCCACTCGAAGAGGCCGTTCAACTCTACATGAGGTGTATAATAGCGCTACGGCGGAATTGACAGGACTCTTTCTAATTCAGAAGTCGATTGAGGAACAGGCATCCCTTCATACATTCGATGCTAAATCCGTAATTGCTTTAATGCAATATTCAGCTCAAAAGGCGGAAGATACCTGCATGGGGCAAGCGATGGATTTGAATTCTAAAGGAAAAGCATTGACGCTAGAGCAATTAAATATGATTTGTTTCTATAAGACGGGCATTGCGTTCGAAGCTTCACTAGTTATGCCAGCGATTCTTGCACAGGTTAAGGAGACAGAAATAGAAGCTTTGAAGAAATTCGCTTATCATGCGGGGATTGCTTTTCAGATTAAAGATGATTTACTCGACTTGGAAGGGGATTTACAATTACTAGGTAAGCCGACAGGGCAGGATGTTGAGAATAACAATGCAACGTTTGTCTCCATTCTGGGTTCAGAAGGTGCTAGAAAAGAGATGTGGGAGCACTATTGTCTTGCCATGGAGGCGTTAAAAGAGATCCCCCGCAATATCAATTTTTTAAAACATCTATTGAATTATATGGTTAATCGTGATCGATAA
- a CDS encoding RNA polymerase sigma factor, translating into MDEVRMVDFARMDEEVFFKRLYVEHRKMYTVAYSYLRTEADALEVVQEASCRAWMKRKKLKDEQSFTPWLIRITINCCMDELRRKKRVIPTEKLAEVATQEMKSNDRIDLERAMNRLKPKYRHVVLLKYYNDMTTIEIAKVLKKPEGTIKTWLREGLKQLRNVLK; encoded by the coding sequence ATGGACGAGGTCAGAATGGTTGATTTTGCCCGTATGGATGAGGAAGTTTTCTTTAAACGCCTGTATGTGGAGCATCGGAAAATGTACACCGTCGCTTATAGTTATCTACGAACAGAAGCGGACGCGTTAGAAGTTGTACAAGAGGCTTCATGTCGGGCCTGGATGAAACGTAAGAAGCTTAAAGATGAACAGTCATTTACACCTTGGTTGATTCGAATTACGATCAATTGCTGTATGGATGAACTACGACGAAAAAAACGAGTGATTCCTACGGAGAAGCTGGCAGAGGTTGCAACTCAGGAAATGAAAAGCAACGACCGGATTGATCTGGAACGCGCTATGAACAGGTTAAAGCCCAAATATCGGCATGTGGTACTTCTTAAATATTACAATGACATGACTACAATCGAAATCGCAAAAGTGCTAAAAAAACCAGAAGGTACAATCAAAACCTGGTTACGTGAGGGACTTAAACAGCTTCGTAATGTGCTGAAGTGA
- a CDS encoding DUF4179 domain-containing protein, translated as MTDKEDRILQKNVDEMNQNTETLQEMKIYNAMRKGIMEGKKREKRRVYTAGLGVIAAAAVALLFTYSSIGLPAKEVAQPSVQTASPKNTDDFAAYRSFSRLEPALASALEQNLVMPVGQSAENKGYRVDVTGAVTDGRKVYILYSVQNNTDKEVIHADFALQYEGIQESNLHKGAALSMLASDNRIQPGQSKDFIYTTSLSPTIKYPKEVNYNVILTETSDKALQSSSNKYRTNLDVAFELNPDMLKAQERILKTDKTLTVDGQKIKVNLVQYTPLSTYADLEYDLNNDKQIFQLINPVLISTNGGATEKLFYPDIVNSDNSEVYSDNTKFTLVFRNSQSGLKHQPDTVSLKTFGISAVEKNKMKIVVDLNRQQIIEAPGSGLELVAPTQENYADEGEILLRHTITDAEYLKYYTRLAETFTDAEGNVHKRAIKTTSAGNFGGYMTSKDGTAVDEMRYTFGKGAKDYPQPLTITLEKYINPIMDTQAVELFSK; from the coding sequence GTGACAGATAAAGAAGATCGTATTTTGCAGAAAAATGTTGATGAAATGAATCAGAATACTGAAACTTTACAGGAAATGAAAATATATAACGCGATGCGAAAGGGAATTATGGAAGGAAAAAAACGTGAGAAACGCCGTGTTTATACCGCAGGTTTGGGAGTGATTGCAGCTGCAGCCGTAGCCCTATTATTTACATACTCTTCAATCGGATTACCGGCCAAGGAAGTGGCCCAACCTTCAGTTCAAACCGCCAGCCCTAAAAATACAGATGATTTTGCAGCTTATCGCTCATTTTCAAGGTTAGAACCAGCACTTGCAAGTGCTCTGGAACAGAATCTCGTGATGCCGGTGGGTCAGAGCGCGGAAAACAAGGGGTACCGAGTGGATGTAACTGGTGCAGTAACAGATGGAAGGAAGGTGTATATTCTATACAGTGTTCAGAACAATACAGACAAAGAAGTTATACATGCGGATTTTGCGCTTCAATATGAAGGCATACAGGAGTCGAATCTACATAAAGGTGCTGCACTAAGTATGCTTGCCAGCGATAACCGAATTCAACCAGGCCAGTCTAAGGATTTTATATACACCACTAGTCTTTCACCAACGATTAAATATCCAAAGGAAGTAAACTATAATGTCATTCTCACTGAAACTTCAGATAAGGCGCTACAATCCAGTAGTAATAAATACCGGACTAATCTGGATGTTGCTTTCGAACTTAATCCTGATATGCTCAAAGCACAGGAAAGAATTCTAAAAACGGATAAAACGCTGACAGTTGACGGGCAAAAGATTAAAGTGAATCTAGTGCAATATACACCGCTTAGTACCTATGCAGATTTGGAGTATGATCTGAACAATGATAAACAAATTTTCCAATTGATTAATCCAGTTCTGATTAGTACAAATGGGGGTGCTACCGAAAAATTATTTTACCCCGACATCGTCAACTCTGACAATTCTGAAGTCTATTCGGACAACACCAAGTTTACGCTGGTGTTCAGGAACAGCCAGAGCGGCCTAAAGCATCAGCCAGACACCGTTTCATTAAAAACCTTTGGTATCTCGGCAGTCGAAAAAAATAAAATGAAAATTGTTGTCGATCTCAATAGGCAGCAAATCATTGAAGCACCGGGAAGCGGCCTTGAGCTTGTTGCTCCAACGCAAGAGAATTATGCAGATGAAGGAGAGATCTTGTTGCGGCATACAATTACTGATGCCGAATATTTAAAATACTACACTAGACTTGCTGAGACTTTTACTGATGCGGAAGGAAATGTGCATAAAAGAGCAATCAAAACAACTTCGGCAGGAAACTTCGGTGGCTACATGACTTCAAAGGATGGTACAGCCGTGGATGAAATGCGTTATACTTTTGGAAAGGGAGCGAAAGATTATCCTCAACCACTAACGATTACGCTAGAGAAATATATCAATCCGATTATGGATACGCAAGCCGTAGAGTTATTTTCTAAGTAA
- a CDS encoding HAD family hydrolase, with protein MRKYNTVIFDVDGTLIDTEIAVLSSLQKMLKVDHNKEYELSELNFVLGIPGSASLPQLGIEDIHEGNERWNVFMKDFYDTINIFDGIVDVMSSLQSKEIVQGIVTSKTRDELNDDFAPFGLTKYLSYTVIAEDTAKHKPHPDPLLEFIRVSKANPESSIYIGDTIYDYECARDAGVDFGLALWGCKQHEHIPAKYKFETPQDILKLQL; from the coding sequence ATGCGTAAATATAACACTGTAATCTTTGATGTGGATGGAACCTTAATTGATACAGAAATTGCTGTTTTGAGTTCTCTGCAAAAGATGTTAAAGGTGGATCACAACAAAGAGTATGAATTGTCAGAGCTTAATTTTGTGTTAGGTATTCCAGGTTCAGCTTCATTACCGCAACTTGGGATCGAAGATATTCATGAGGGCAATGAGAGATGGAATGTTTTCATGAAAGATTTCTATGATACTATTAACATCTTTGACGGAATTGTAGATGTAATGAGTTCATTACAGTCAAAAGAGATCGTTCAAGGAATTGTGACTTCCAAGACAAGAGATGAGCTAAATGACGATTTCGCTCCATTTGGCTTAACTAAATATTTATCATATACCGTTATCGCAGAAGATACAGCAAAGCATAAGCCACATCCAGACCCCTTGCTAGAATTTATTAGAGTATCAAAAGCAAACCCTGAATCATCTATTTACATAGGGGACACGATTTATGATTATGAATGTGCACGAGATGCTGGTGTCGATTTTGGATTAGCTTTATGGGGATGCAAGCAGCATGAGCATATTCCCGCGAAATATAAATTTGAAACTCCGCAGGATATTTTAAAGCTGCAATTGTAA
- the nhaC gene encoding Na+/H+ antiporter NhaC: protein MDRQLSFSKSMIIIAFILAFLFVSIFLLKAEPHIPLLATTVGTAVLLGLFGVSWKDIEAAIIKGIQTAIMPILILMLIGILIAVWMMSGTVPTLLFYGMDYINPNYFAVSALYVTIVVSMFTGSSFTTVSTIGVALMGIALTTGISPTLAAGAIICGACFGDKMSPLSDTTNFAPAVVGISLFTHIRNMMYTTIPALIITTVFFLFAPKADAIDLSSIQGIKFALQDGFSIHWLTLISPLAVIICSIKRIPILPTLMVGIVTGLLVTAIIQQQTEIGVWFSVMQNGYESTIANETVASIVNRGGMQSMMSSVSLILIALSLGGLIQYCGVIEAFFRKIIQPLKRKSSIVLMSGASSIAVNGMTGEQYLSILLPGQMFKDEYNRRGIPAKTLSRTLEDCGTLVNPLIPWGVSGAFFAATLGVPVIEYIPYATLLWLSPFITFAYALIPKLQKNSLG from the coding sequence ATGGACCGTCAGCTTAGTTTTTCAAAAAGTATGATTATCATCGCCTTTATTCTTGCATTTCTTTTTGTATCTATTTTCCTATTAAAAGCAGAACCTCATATCCCGCTTCTCGCAACCACAGTTGGCACAGCAGTCTTATTGGGTTTATTTGGTGTGTCATGGAAAGATATTGAGGCAGCTATCATCAAAGGCATACAAACAGCTATAATGCCCATTCTTATTCTCATGCTAATCGGAATATTGATCGCTGTATGGATGATGAGTGGTACGGTGCCTACACTTTTATTTTATGGTATGGATTATATTAATCCGAACTACTTTGCAGTAAGCGCGTTATATGTCACAATTGTCGTCTCTATGTTTACTGGAAGCTCATTCACCACCGTTAGCACGATTGGTGTAGCTTTGATGGGTATTGCTTTGACGACAGGGATTTCTCCAACACTTGCTGCTGGAGCGATTATTTGTGGAGCTTGTTTTGGTGATAAAATGTCACCTTTATCTGATACTACAAATTTCGCACCTGCAGTGGTAGGTATATCCTTGTTCACACATATTCGTAATATGATGTACACAACGATTCCAGCGCTTATTATAACTACTGTCTTTTTCTTGTTCGCACCAAAAGCCGATGCGATTGATTTATCGTCGATTCAGGGGATTAAGTTTGCTCTACAGGATGGATTTAGTATTCACTGGTTAACGTTGATCTCACCACTTGCCGTTATTATTTGCTCAATCAAACGAATCCCAATCCTTCCTACACTGATGGTTGGCATTGTCACTGGTCTTCTGGTGACCGCTATTATTCAGCAGCAGACAGAAATCGGTGTCTGGTTCAGTGTGATGCAGAATGGATACGAAAGTACTATTGCCAATGAAACCGTTGCTTCTATCGTTAACCGAGGTGGAATGCAATCAATGATGAGCTCCGTTTCACTTATCTTGATTGCTTTATCATTAGGCGGGCTAATACAATATTGTGGTGTCATAGAGGCTTTTTTTCGCAAAATCATTCAACCTCTCAAACGTAAAAGCAGTATCGTGCTTATGAGCGGCGCATCATCCATTGCGGTTAATGGGATGACTGGTGAACAGTATCTTTCTATTTTGCTGCCCGGTCAAATGTTCAAAGATGAATATAATCGCCGAGGCATTCCAGCAAAGACACTATCCCGTACGTTAGAGGATTGTGGAACCCTTGTTAATCCTTTAATTCCTTGGGGAGTTAGCGGTGCTTTTTTCGCAGCTACACTAGGTGTACCGGTAATTGAATATATACCTTATGCCACCCTTCTGTGGTTAAGCCCATTCATCACGTTTGCGTATGCTTTGATCCCGAAGCTGCAAAAGAACTCGTTAGGCTAA